In one window of Dokdonia sp. PRO95 DNA:
- a CDS encoding TolC family protein — MRLLIKYTILVLCYAFAKAGLAQTPVLSPQNISFEEYLGYVKQHHPLIKQAELVLSTGEANLLKARGGFDPKIEVDYDRKKFKDTEYFDQLNATFKIPTWYGIELKGSFEENTGEFLNPNLTVPEDGLYSAGVSFALAQGLLINERMATLKKARFFEQQTIADRDLLVNNLIYEASLAYFDWVEAENEKAIYGTFLENATTRLDAVTRSVAEGDKAAIDITEARITAQTRRLDLEAASLKAQKARLVASNFLWIDGIPLEIQETVYPEKPELAVLDASLLLVGITDTSVFLNNHPKLKSLDAKIDGLEVDRFLKKNKLLPKVNLQYNFLSPDADRLDGFNTANYKAFVDVSFPIFLRKERGDLNLAKLKVQDAQFERTATSLAIKNKLDATEAEITSLLEQNNLITEIVVDYEALVKAEERKFFLGESSLFLINSREQKLIDARLKANVLSVKELTAKAKLYNAAGL, encoded by the coding sequence ATGAGGTTACTTATAAAATATACAATCCTTGTGTTGTGTTACGCTTTCGCGAAAGCGGGACTAGCTCAAACACCTGTACTTTCTCCACAAAATATTTCTTTTGAGGAATACTTAGGATATGTAAAGCAACATCATCCATTAATCAAACAAGCCGAATTAGTATTAAGCACAGGAGAAGCTAATCTACTTAAAGCACGAGGAGGTTTTGATCCAAAAATTGAGGTAGACTATGATCGTAAGAAATTTAAAGACACCGAATATTTTGATCAGCTTAACGCTACTTTTAAAATTCCTACTTGGTACGGAATTGAGCTAAAAGGAAGTTTTGAAGAAAACACAGGTGAGTTTCTCAACCCCAACCTTACCGTTCCCGAAGATGGATTATATAGCGCTGGAGTTTCATTTGCGCTGGCACAAGGTCTTCTTATTAATGAACGCATGGCTACCTTAAAGAAAGCACGCTTTTTTGAACAGCAAACCATCGCAGATCGTGACTTACTCGTAAACAACTTAATTTATGAGGCTAGCTTAGCATATTTTGACTGGGTAGAAGCAGAAAATGAAAAAGCTATTTACGGTACTTTTTTAGAGAATGCTACCACCAGGCTAGACGCCGTAACAAGAAGCGTAGCAGAAGGTGACAAAGCGGCTATAGACATTACAGAAGCTAGAATCACTGCTCAAACAAGACGTCTTGATCTAGAAGCTGCCTCGCTTAAGGCTCAAAAGGCACGCCTAGTTGCGAGTAATTTTTTATGGATAGATGGTATTCCATTAGAAATACAAGAAACGGTATATCCAGAAAAACCTGAGCTTGCAGTACTGGACGCCTCTCTATTATTAGTGGGCATTACAGATACCTCGGTTTTTTTAAATAATCATCCTAAGCTTAAAAGTCTTGACGCAAAGATTGATGGACTAGAAGTAGATCGATTTTTAAAGAAAAACAAGTTGCTTCCTAAGGTAAACTTGCAATACAATTTTCTATCACCAGATGCAGATCGATTAGATGGTTTTAATACGGCAAATTACAAGGCTTTTGTAGATGTGAGCTTTCCTATTTTCTTGCGTAAGGAACGCGGAGATCTAAATCTTGCTAAGCTTAAAGTACAAGACGCCCAGTTTGAACGTACAGCCACTTCCCTTGCTATCAAAAACAAGCTTGACGCCACAGAAGCCGAGATTACATCCCTTTTAGAACAAAATAACCTCATCACTGAGATTGTGGTAGATTATGAAGCCCTTGTAAAAGCTGAGGAGCGTAAATTTTTTCTAGGAGAAAGTTCACTATTCCTCATTAACTCCCGCGAGCAAAAGTTGATAGACGCAAGACTTAAAGCAAATGTCCTTTCTGTAAAGGAACTTACGGCAAAGGCAAAGTTGTATAATGCGGCAGGGCTATAA
- a CDS encoding M1 family aminopeptidase codes for MFSTIYLHEIRTWFKKPLFYIFAGIMFLLGVLIMAAGLGVFSSDNVTVTSNVYLNSPLAITGILSQLALLSYLLIPSITGGTIDRDFKNNMHNVLYSYPLTKVQYLLAKFSAAITVNLCIAAATILGLLIGSILPGANEELLGPFGLWNYLQPFAFIIFPNVLFYSAIVFAIVVFTRNMNIGFMAILTMIIIQLIATSMADNADDKFWFSLLDPMANVALADATEYWTPIEQNSRSIPMVGALLYNRLLWAGISFAILFGIIARFNFSQHAMTIRLFKKKTVRATKKNFSEVRNIEMPAVSTDFSLVGQLKTLWLLVKSDTKYIITGWPFIIITFLAIVLTIVMMSFSQLIFNTAILPKTWTMLAEPSAYVILFSFLLIHLYAGFLMDRSRAAHLNQIVDVTPTKDWVFLVSKGISLLLMTGFLQVVLILCGLAFQTAKGFYDYQIDLYVFQAFLINIWKYIPWILMALLVHTLIKNKWLGLVTLLVLAVAIPLLQNAIGVEQAIYDFNSGGTPSPSDFDGYGSVLPRFYTFRVYWISFGVILLMAAILFYRRGMGTNVKGRIAFAKARLSTPIIATAVVSLVIFLSIGSYSWYVNNVENELLTGKEREELRVQAERDLGKYAGIPQPRLVAVNTFMDMYPKTRDFKAGATFTMINKDSVAIDTLHVSLTDYPTEITLDRDAEVVYDNEDYYYKMYAFSKPMQPGDTLVFKFTMHNEENKFLDDKSPISTNGTFVNYGMFPSIGYNDNFELRNTQLREKYDLAPKDRLPDPDAPGARDRSYIGGYSDWIDFEATLSTSPEQIAIAPGYLIKEWEEDGRKYFHYKMDSKMLNFYSFLSAEYEVMREEYQGINLEIYYNPGHTYNLDRMMNGMKKGLAYYNENYTPYQHKQVRIIEFPKDYGSFAQAFANTIPFSEGVGFVADVDDDDQDAVDYPLAITAHELAHQWWAHQVIGAQAKGATLLSESMSEYSSLKVLEKTYGKNQMRRFLKDAMDGYLTGRTSEQIKEQPLMYNENQQYIHYQKGSLVLYAMSDYLGEDVFNGVAKRFAQKYQFKGRPYPVATEFVADIKAVTPDSLKYLVTDMFETITLYDNKVEDATYTELPDGSYAVHIDAIISKYRSKKKGKKEYKSIAGDSLSFTPEGEEDAIASLPLADYIELGVFGEEDEETGAENVLYLKKVKVSDINNGFDVIVDEKPVEAGIDPFNKLIDRRGSDNRKKVKENGSDKEE; via the coding sequence ATGTTCAGCACAATATATCTACACGAAATAAGAACGTGGTTTAAGAAACCACTTTTTTACATTTTTGCTGGAATCATGTTTTTACTAGGTGTCTTGATTATGGCAGCTGGTTTAGGCGTTTTTAGTAGTGACAATGTCACAGTAACGAGCAATGTATATCTTAATAGTCCGCTGGCAATAACGGGTATTTTATCCCAGCTGGCATTGCTATCTTATTTGTTAATTCCATCAATTACCGGAGGAACTATAGATAGAGATTTTAAAAATAACATGCATAATGTATTGTATTCTTATCCTCTTACAAAGGTGCAATACCTCCTTGCAAAGTTTTCTGCTGCAATAACGGTAAATCTTTGTATTGCCGCAGCAACTATTTTAGGGTTACTGATAGGTTCTATATTGCCTGGCGCAAATGAAGAACTTTTGGGACCTTTTGGATTATGGAATTACTTGCAGCCATTTGCGTTCATCATTTTTCCTAACGTACTTTTTTATAGTGCTATAGTTTTTGCTATTGTGGTGTTCACACGTAACATGAATATAGGTTTCATGGCCATACTTACCATGATTATCATACAGCTTATCGCTACAAGCATGGCTGATAATGCAGATGACAAATTTTGGTTCTCATTATTAGACCCTATGGCAAATGTGGCACTGGCAGATGCAACAGAGTACTGGACTCCAATTGAGCAAAATAGTCGTTCTATACCTATGGTAGGAGCATTACTGTATAACCGTTTATTATGGGCTGGGATTTCATTTGCAATTTTATTTGGGATTATTGCACGCTTTAATTTTTCTCAACATGCAATGACCATTCGTCTTTTCAAGAAAAAGACGGTAAGAGCAACTAAGAAAAACTTTAGTGAAGTAAGAAACATTGAAATGCCAGCAGTATCTACAGATTTCTCTCTCGTTGGGCAGTTAAAAACATTGTGGTTATTGGTTAAAAGTGACACTAAATATATCATTACGGGCTGGCCATTCATAATTATAACTTTCTTAGCCATTGTACTTACCATTGTAATGATGAGTTTTTCTCAGCTCATTTTTAACACGGCTATTTTGCCTAAAACGTGGACTATGCTTGCAGAGCCGTCTGCATATGTGATATTATTTTCATTTTTACTTATTCACTTATATGCCGGTTTTTTAATGGATCGCTCTAGGGCGGCTCATCTTAACCAGATAGTCGATGTAACGCCTACAAAGGACTGGGTGTTTCTAGTATCAAAAGGAATATCGCTATTACTTATGACAGGTTTTCTGCAAGTGGTACTTATCCTTTGTGGTCTTGCATTTCAAACGGCCAAAGGTTTTTATGATTACCAGATAGATCTTTATGTATTCCAAGCTTTTTTAATCAATATCTGGAAGTATATTCCGTGGATTTTGATGGCGCTTCTTGTGCACACATTGATTAAAAATAAATGGCTTGGCCTTGTAACTTTATTAGTGCTTGCTGTTGCGATTCCATTATTGCAAAATGCAATTGGAGTAGAGCAGGCTATCTATGATTTTAATTCTGGAGGTACACCTAGTCCATCAGATTTTGATGGTTACGGTTCTGTATTACCTCGTTTCTATACGTTTAGGGTCTATTGGATCTCATTTGGTGTTATTCTTTTAATGGCGGCTATTTTATTTTACAGACGCGGTATGGGGACTAATGTAAAAGGTCGTATCGCTTTCGCGAAAGCGAGATTATCTACACCCATCATAGCAACGGCAGTAGTTTCTCTAGTGATATTTTTAAGTATAGGTAGCTACTCTTGGTATGTAAATAACGTGGAGAATGAATTACTCACAGGAAAAGAACGTGAAGAATTACGTGTGCAAGCCGAAAGAGATTTAGGAAAGTATGCAGGAATACCACAACCTAGACTCGTAGCTGTAAATACGTTTATGGATATGTATCCAAAAACTAGAGACTTTAAAGCAGGAGCAACATTTACCATGATTAATAAGGATAGTGTTGCTATAGATACATTACATGTGAGTCTCACAGATTACCCTACAGAAATCACGCTAGACAGAGATGCAGAAGTGGTTTATGATAACGAAGATTATTATTATAAAATGTATGCTTTTAGTAAGCCTATGCAGCCTGGAGATACTTTAGTGTTTAAGTTCACCATGCATAATGAGGAGAATAAATTTCTAGATGATAAGTCGCCTATTTCTACCAATGGAACCTTTGTAAATTATGGTATGTTTCCTTCTATAGGTTACAATGATAATTTTGAATTAAGAAACACACAACTACGTGAAAAGTATGATCTAGCACCTAAGGACCGCTTACCAGATCCAGATGCCCCTGGAGCAAGAGATCGTAGTTATATAGGAGGTTATAGTGACTGGATAGACTTTGAGGCTACATTGAGTACTTCTCCGGAGCAAATAGCGATTGCGCCAGGCTATCTCATTAAGGAGTGGGAAGAAGATGGAAGAAAGTATTTTCATTATAAAATGGATTCAAAAATGCTCAACTTCTATTCTTTCTTAAGTGCAGAATATGAAGTGATGCGAGAAGAATACCAGGGGATTAATCTTGAGATTTATTACAATCCTGGTCACACTTATAACCTTGATCGTATGATGAATGGTATGAAAAAGGGCCTCGCTTATTATAATGAGAATTATACACCTTACCAGCATAAGCAAGTGCGTATCATAGAGTTCCCTAAAGATTATGGAAGCTTTGCACAGGCCTTTGCAAATACAATCCCTTTTAGTGAAGGAGTAGGTTTTGTAGCAGATGTAGATGATGATGATCAAGATGCAGTAGATTATCCGCTGGCAATAACTGCTCATGAGCTAGCACACCAGTGGTGGGCTCACCAAGTAATAGGAGCACAGGCTAAAGGAGCAACATTACTGTCAGAAAGTATGTCTGAGTATAGTTCGCTCAAGGTGCTTGAGAAAACTTATGGTAAAAACCAGATGCGCCGTTTCTTAAAAGACGCGATGGATGGATACTTGACAGGTAGAACTAGTGAGCAGATTAAGGAGCAGCCATTAATGTATAATGAAAACCAACAGTATATTCATTACCAAAAGGGGTCATTAGTTTTATATGCTATGAGTGATTACTTAGGAGAAGATGTCTTTAACGGTGTAGCAAAACGCTTTGCCCAGAAGTATCAATTTAAAGGACGTCCTTATCCAGTAGCTACAGAGTTTGTGGCAGATATAAAAGCGGTGACGCCAGACTCGCTTAAATATCTAGTTACTGATATGTTTGAGACCATCACACTTTATGATAATAAAGTAGAAGATGCCACTTATACAGAATTGCCAGATGGTAGTTATGCTGTACATATAGATGCGATTATAAGTAAGTATCGTTCTAAAAAGAAAGGAAAAAAAGAATATAAATCCATCGCGGGCGATAGTCTTTCATTTACTCCAGAAGGTGAGGAGGATGCCATTGCATCCTTACCACTAGCAGATTATATTGAGCTAGGGGTTTTTGGCGAAGAGGATGAGGAAACAGGAGCAGAGAATGTACTGTATCTAAAGAAAGTGAAAGTGAGCGACATTAACAATGGTTTTGATGTGATAGTTGATGAGAAACCAGTAGAAGCTGGAATAGATCCTTTTAATAAATTGATAGACCGTCGTGGTAGTGATAACCGTAAGAAAGTAAAAGAAAACGGAAGCGACAAGGAAGAATAA
- a CDS encoding ABC transporter ATP-binding protein: MILSLKNVSKTYSNGVKALDDVTIDIKAGMFGLLGPNGAGKSSLMRTIATLQEPDTGSIEFNGLDILNNKIEFRKTLGYLPQEFGVYPKMSASYLLHYFASLKGITNKVERNAIVDKALEVTNLSDVRDKHVAGYSGGMKQRFGIAQLLLNNPKLIIVDEPTAGLDPAERHRFLNVLREIGTNHIVIFSTHIVDDVKELCTDMAILNGGRILSQSTPKELVQSLSGHIWKISASRDKIDELQKQYNVISSSFNDTNDLDVRVYSTTSPGEGFESAVATLEDVYFTTLNQNQPENVQ; the protein is encoded by the coding sequence ATGATTCTCAGTTTAAAGAATGTTTCAAAAACATATAGCAATGGTGTAAAAGCCCTAGATGATGTAACTATAGATATTAAGGCAGGAATGTTTGGTCTTTTGGGGCCTAACGGAGCAGGAAAATCATCTCTTATGAGGACTATTGCCACGCTTCAAGAGCCAGATACAGGAAGTATAGAGTTTAATGGACTTGATATTCTTAACAATAAAATTGAGTTTAGAAAAACCTTGGGCTATTTACCACAAGAATTTGGGGTGTACCCAAAAATGAGCGCAAGCTACCTCTTGCATTATTTTGCAAGCTTGAAGGGGATTACTAATAAAGTAGAGCGCAACGCAATTGTTGATAAAGCTTTAGAAGTTACAAATCTTAGTGATGTGCGTGATAAGCACGTTGCAGGCTACTCTGGAGGAATGAAGCAACGTTTTGGTATCGCACAACTCTTACTTAATAATCCTAAACTTATTATTGTAGATGAGCCTACTGCTGGACTAGATCCTGCAGAGAGGCATCGATTTTTAAATGTATTACGTGAGATAGGGACTAATCACATTGTTATTTTCTCTACGCACATTGTGGATGATGTTAAGGAACTATGTACTGATATGGCAATTCTCAATGGAGGAAGAATCTTATCGCAAAGTACACCAAAAGAGCTTGTGCAAAGTCTATCTGGTCATATCTGGAAGATAAGTGCTTCTAGAGATAAAATAGATGAGCTACAAAAGCAGTACAATGTGATTTCATCCAGCTTTAATGATACCAATGATTTAGATGTGAGAGTCTATAGTACAACCTCGCCAGGAGAAGGTTTTGAATCTGCTGTAGCAACTCTAGAGGACGTATATTTTACTACGTTAAATCAGAACCAACCTGAAAACGTACAGTAA
- a CDS encoding folylpolyglutamate synthase/dihydrofolate synthase family protein, producing MTYQETLDWLFAQLPMYQRKGAAAYKADLDNIKLLSEYLGNLHTEFKAVHVAGTNGKGSTSHMMASVLQEAGYTVGLYTSPHLKDFRERIKINGEMASKQFVMGFIKKHKAFFEEHQLSFFEMTVGMAFSYFATKKVDVAIIEVGLGGRLDATNIITPVLSVITNIGIDHTQFLGDTLPLIATEKAGIIKEGVPVVIGEFQEETENVFSTLSRKRNAPLYKAYDFDLMPMQSDLIGSYQKHNIRTVQVAFSVLQGADFHVGIQHIAKGLKNVVKNTGLLGRWQVLQELPRVICDTGHNKEGLTYVMEQLSREKYKKLHIVLGVVSDKDLGSILPLFPSYATYYFCKPDVPRGMEVQLLRKTAETHKLNGKAYPSVKEAFSASKKTAGASDLIFIGGSTFVVAEII from the coding sequence ATCACTTATCAAGAAACTTTAGATTGGCTATTTGCTCAATTACCAATGTATCAACGCAAAGGAGCAGCTGCTTATAAGGCAGATTTGGATAATATTAAATTATTATCAGAGTACCTTGGCAATCTACACACTGAGTTTAAAGCTGTTCATGTAGCGGGAACTAATGGTAAAGGTTCTACAAGTCACATGATGGCGTCTGTACTACAAGAAGCTGGATATACGGTAGGTCTGTATACGTCTCCACATCTCAAAGACTTTAGAGAGCGCATCAAGATTAATGGAGAGATGGCAAGTAAGCAATTTGTCATGGGGTTCATAAAGAAGCACAAAGCTTTTTTTGAGGAGCACCAATTGTCATTTTTTGAAATGACAGTAGGGATGGCTTTCTCGTATTTCGCAACAAAAAAAGTTGATGTTGCAATTATTGAAGTGGGCTTAGGAGGTAGACTAGATGCGACAAATATTATAACACCTGTGTTGTCTGTTATTACAAACATAGGTATTGATCATACTCAATTCCTGGGCGACACATTACCACTTATCGCTACTGAAAAAGCAGGAATTATAAAAGAAGGTGTTCCCGTAGTGATAGGGGAGTTTCAAGAGGAGACAGAAAATGTTTTTAGTACGCTTTCGCGAAAGCGTAACGCACCACTTTATAAAGCTTATGATTTTGACTTAATGCCTATGCAATCAGATTTGATAGGTTCATACCAGAAACACAATATTAGGACTGTGCAGGTAGCGTTTTCAGTGTTGCAAGGTGCAGACTTCCATGTAGGAATACAGCACATTGCAAAAGGACTTAAAAATGTAGTTAAGAATACAGGACTTTTAGGTCGATGGCAAGTATTACAAGAATTACCCAGAGTTATCTGCGATACAGGTCATAATAAAGAGGGCCTAACATATGTAATGGAGCAGTTAAGTAGGGAGAAGTACAAAAAGCTTCATATAGTCTTAGGTGTAGTTTCTGACAAAGATCTAGGAAGTATTTTGCCATTATTTCCAAGTTATGCTACTTATTATTTTTGTAAACCAGATGTGCCTAGAGGAATGGAGGTGCAGTTATTAAGAAAAACTGCAGAGACTCATAAATTGAATGGAAAGGCGTATCCTAGTGTAAAAGAAGCTTTTAGTGCTTCAAAAAAGACAGCTGGAGCAAGTGATCTTATTTTTATAGGCGGCAGTACTTTTGTTGTAGCAGAAATTATTTGA
- a CDS encoding energy transducer TonB: MAFLDTIHKRKSFTISTIVMAIILLLMFVVGMKYLDPPEEGGIAVNFGTSEVGSGNVQPTKPVASAPKNTAPQPKPTVQEPEVKDEVVTQDIEDAPVIEEKPKEKPTPKVEKPKEKPIEKPVEEAKPDPKPDKSTTSALDALINGPKSDGASQAGEGDDDKAGDKGDPNGDPNASSYYGTGKGLDGDGNYQLGGRKALGKPKRQQECNEAGTVVVSIEVDRNGKVIKATPGVRGTTNNTRCLLEPAKAAALATKFNADASAPSKQIGKIVYRFSLSD, encoded by the coding sequence TTGGCATTCTTAGATACCATACATAAACGTAAATCTTTTACCATAAGCACTATTGTGATGGCTATCATACTATTGCTCATGTTTGTAGTGGGGATGAAATACCTCGATCCACCTGAAGAAGGAGGAATCGCTGTAAACTTTGGTACCTCTGAGGTGGGGTCTGGTAATGTCCAACCTACAAAACCGGTGGCCTCTGCACCTAAGAATACAGCTCCACAGCCTAAGCCTACAGTGCAAGAGCCAGAAGTGAAGGATGAGGTAGTAACGCAGGATATTGAAGATGCCCCAGTTATAGAAGAAAAGCCAAAAGAGAAGCCTACACCTAAGGTTGAAAAGCCAAAAGAAAAGCCTATTGAAAAACCAGTAGAGGAGGCAAAGCCAGACCCAAAACCAGATAAATCTACTACGAGTGCTTTAGATGCATTAATTAACGGGCCAAAAAGCGATGGAGCTTCACAAGCAGGTGAAGGTGATGATGACAAAGCGGGAGATAAAGGTGATCCTAATGGAGACCCTAATGCCTCAAGTTACTACGGAACTGGAAAAGGCCTTGATGGAGATGGTAATTACCAGCTAGGAGGTCGTAAAGCACTTGGGAAGCCTAAGCGCCAGCAAGAATGTAATGAAGCAGGGACTGTAGTTGTAAGTATCGAAGTAGATCGTAACGGAAAGGTGATAAAAGCAACTCCTGGAGTACGTGGGACTACTAATAATACACGCTGTCTTCTTGAGCCTGCAAAAGCCGCAGCGCTAGCAACAAAGTTTAATGCAGATGCTAGTGCACCCTCTAAGCAAATAGGGAAGATTGTATATCGTTTTAGTCTCTCAGACTAA
- a CDS encoding biopolymer transporter ExbD: protein MNLRGRNKVSPEFSMSSMTDIVFLLLVFFLLTSPAITPDALDLILPKAKGKTSNKQNLSVSITKDLDYYVNKERVTENSIEGFITSQLVGVEDPTIILRAEEGVPIENAVKIMDIANRNKYKIVLAVRPN from the coding sequence ATGAACCTGCGCGGAAGAAATAAAGTGAGCCCAGAGTTCAGTATGAGTAGTATGACAGATATTGTCTTTCTACTACTTGTATTCTTTCTCTTAACCTCACCAGCCATTACGCCAGATGCTCTAGACCTAATTTTGCCTAAAGCAAAAGGGAAAACCAGTAACAAGCAGAACCTCTCCGTAAGTATTACTAAAGACCTAGATTACTACGTAAATAAAGAACGTGTAACTGAGAATAGTATTGAAGGGTTCATCACAAGCCAACTTGTAGGAGTAGAAGATCCTACCATTATTTTAAGAGCAGAGGAGGGAGTTCCTATCGAGAATGCCGTTAAAATAATGGATATTGCAAACCGCAATAAATACAAAATTGTCCTTGCGGTACGTCCTAATTAA
- a CDS encoding MotA/TolQ/ExbB proton channel family protein produces MINILLQDGAQDAADVLTTDEPVEQTLSIIDLLITGGTAGIIIIAVLFVLLFVAIYIYFERLFAIKAASKVDSNFMNQIRDNVQSGNIEGAKIYCAQANSPVSRLTAKGISRIGSPLEDINTAIENQGKLEVYKLERNVSVLATIAGAAPMIGFLGTVIGMVLAFHTLATSSGQAEMGTLAEGIYTAMTTTVAGLIVGIIAYMGYNHLVVRTDKVVHSMEANAVDFLDLLNEPS; encoded by the coding sequence ATGATTAATATCTTATTACAAGACGGCGCTCAAGATGCGGCAGACGTTCTTACAACAGATGAGCCTGTAGAGCAGACTTTATCAATTATAGACTTGCTTATCACAGGTGGTACAGCAGGAATCATCATAATAGCAGTACTTTTTGTACTGCTATTTGTTGCTATTTATATTTATTTTGAACGTCTATTTGCAATAAAAGCAGCGTCCAAGGTGGATAGCAACTTTATGAATCAAATACGCGATAATGTTCAATCCGGTAACATTGAAGGGGCAAAAATTTATTGTGCTCAAGCAAACTCACCGGTTTCAAGACTTACTGCAAAGGGAATCTCACGTATAGGTAGTCCTCTTGAGGATATCAATACAGCAATAGAGAACCAAGGTAAACTTGAGGTCTACAAGTTAGAACGCAACGTAAGTGTTCTTGCTACCATAGCAGGAGCTGCACCTATGATTGGGTTTTTAGGAACGGTAATTGGGATGGTACTTGCTTTTCATACACTAGCTACTAGTTCAGGACAAGCAGAAATGGGAACTCTAGCCGAAGGTATCTACACAGCAATGACCACAACTGTAGCCGGTCTTATCGTAGGTATTATTGCTTACATGGGTTATAACCACCTAGTAGTGCGCACAGATAAAGTAGTGCATTCTATGGAGGCAAATGCTGTAGATTTCTTAGATCTTCTAAACGAGCCAAGCTAA
- the nhaD gene encoding sodium:proton antiporter NhaD produces the protein MESVIILIFIIGYLSITLEHPLKLDKTVPALIMASLIWAFLAVGFHLGWFDVIDTYENAFSIFPNGTALTGDALHEAEHGFDNTLLHHLGKTAEILIFLIGAMTIVEIIDLHRGFEVLKGAVRTKSKKKLLWIIGILAFILSAIIDNLTATIVLITLLRKLIVNRDQRLWFAAMVVIAANAGGAWSPIGDVTTTMLWIADNVTAMGLIKFVVVPSIICFVLPFVIASYLPAFKGEIIVDTTEDEEAGRLLSSKTMLFLGLGMIVSVPIFKTITHLPPYMGMMLALGVVWLVSEYIHPEEDFTKERKHLYSAHKALSRIEISSILFFLGILMAVAGLESLVYGVSESGDPVGTLRYVAEILNGAVPNQDVVVVLLGILSAIIDNVPLVAASMGMYEAPTDSLLWHFIAYSAGTGGSMLIIGSAAGVAAMGMERIDFIWYLKKITWLAFIGFAAGAIAFVLLTGGTMGS, from the coding sequence ATGGAATCAGTAATTATTCTCATTTTTATTATAGGGTACCTATCTATTACCCTTGAACATCCTCTTAAACTAGATAAAACAGTGCCTGCTTTAATAATGGCATCACTTATATGGGCTTTCCTTGCGGTAGGTTTCCACTTAGGGTGGTTTGACGTTATTGATACTTATGAAAATGCATTTAGTATTTTTCCTAACGGCACCGCGCTCACAGGAGATGCATTGCACGAAGCAGAGCATGGTTTTGATAACACACTGTTGCACCACCTAGGTAAAACAGCAGAAATACTTATCTTCCTTATTGGAGCGATGACTATTGTTGAAATTATTGATCTCCACCGTGGTTTTGAGGTGCTTAAAGGTGCTGTGCGCACCAAGAGCAAGAAAAAATTATTATGGATAATAGGTATACTAGCATTCATACTTTCGGCTATTATTGATAACCTTACTGCTACTATTGTACTTATTACCTTACTACGTAAGCTTATTGTAAATAGAGATCAGCGTTTGTGGTTTGCAGCTATGGTTGTTATTGCGGCAAATGCAGGTGGTGCATGGTCACCTATTGGAGATGTTACAACTACAATGCTCTGGATTGCCGATAATGTAACGGCAATGGGACTTATAAAATTTGTAGTAGTACCATCAATTATATGTTTTGTACTTCCTTTTGTAATTGCTTCTTATCTACCAGCATTCAAAGGTGAGATTATTGTAGACACTACAGAAGACGAAGAAGCCGGTAGACTACTTAGTAGTAAAACAATGCTTTTCTTAGGTTTAGGTATGATTGTATCTGTGCCTATCTTTAAAACGATAACACACCTTCCTCCTTATATGGGAATGATGCTCGCACTTGGAGTAGTGTGGTTAGTATCAGAATACATTCACCCAGAAGAAGATTTTACAAAAGAACGTAAGCACTTATACAGTGCTCACAAAGCATTGTCTCGTATTGAGATTTCTAGTATCCTATTTTTCTTAGGAATCTTAATGGCGGTTGCTGGACTTGAAAGTCTAGTATACGGGGTTTCAGAGTCTGGAGATCCAGTGGGAACTTTACGTTACGTAGCCGAAATCTTAAACGGAGCAGTACCTAATCAAGATGTTGTTGTAGTACTTCTTGGTATATTATCTGCAATTATTGATAATGTTCCTTTAGTAGCTGCATCAATGGGTATGTATGAAGCGCCTACAGATAGTTTATTATGGCACTTTATAGCATATTCTGCAGGAACCGGTGGAAGTATGCTTATCATAGGATCTGCAGCTGGTGTTGCAGCAATGGGAATGGAGCGTATCGATTTTATCTGGTACCTCAAGAAAATAACATGGTTAGCATTTATTGGATTTGCTGCAGGTGCAATTGCTTTTGTTCTTCTTACGGGAGGAACAATGGGATCTTAA